The following proteins are encoded in a genomic region of Schistocerca serialis cubense isolate TAMUIC-IGC-003099 chromosome 9, iqSchSeri2.2, whole genome shotgun sequence:
- the LOC126419677 gene encoding fatty acid-binding protein, muscle-like — protein MVKQFSGKTYELDLDSQQNIEAMFEVYGVSDPSHKQVALKTKSRMTLTVDGDKYTETTQTGDHKRSVTFHLGEEFAEEILGHKWKSSVSLKDDHTLLKVEKGEDGKTVTLEKSFSPQQLVVTYTFGSVTAKRIYNAV, from the exons ATGGTGAAGCAGTTCTCTGGGAAGACCTACGAGCTAGACCTGGATAGCCAGCAGAATATTGAGGCCATGTTTGAGGTCTACG gtgtgtcagacccatcccACAAGCAGGTGGCCCTGAAGACGAAGTCTCGAATGACATTGACCGTGGATGGCGACAAGTACACAGAGACAACCCAAACAGGGGACCACAAGAGAAGCGTCACGTTCCACCTGggagaggagtttgcagaggagaTCCTGGGCCACAAGTGGAAGAGCTCCGTCTCGCTCAAGGACGACCACACGCTGCTCAAGGTCGAGAAAGGCGAGGATGGCAAGACCGTGACCCTAGAGAAGAGCTTCAGCCCTCAGCAGCTGGTCGTG ACTTACACCTTCGGAAGCGTCACGGCAAAGAGAATCTACAATGCTGTTTAA